The Stieleria maiorica genome includes the window TCTTCTTCTTCGTCGTCGTCATCTGCGAGCGAGTTGATCAGCATGTCCATCGAACTGGCCTCCGAGTCAATCTCCGATCCGCCGTCGTTGGACAGGTGATTGATGATCGCCAAGGCGTCGCTGGGTGACAAGATCCCGTCACCATTGACGTCTGCGGCAGGATCGCCGGAACCCTCGACCATCTCGCCTTCGGCCGAGATCGAAGACAGCGAGTTGATGACGTTGAGCGCGTCGAGTGCGGAAACACCGCCATCGAGATTGACGTCATAGCTGTTGACCATGGTTGTCATCGACCCGGTTCCCGCCGGCGCGTTCTTGTAGTGGCTCGCGTCGCTGTCGGTCGGTCCGCCGTGTCCGGTGGAAACGACGCCGATATTCTTATAGACGCCGGCGGCGGTCTCCCTGACATTGACCTTCTTGATCTTGAAACGATCTTCCGGGGTCGCATCCTCGACCGACGCGGCAATCACCAGGACGTTGCCCGCGAGGTCGTCAGGGTTGATGTCGGCCCAACGCGAGCTACCGTGCCCGGTGTTGTTGACTCGTTGCACGAGCCCGTCGAGCACCGACGCATCAAGGCTGACATGCTGATTGAAGGCGTCATCGATCGTGCCGATCCAGTAGGACATATCGCTGTCATTGGTCACCGAAGCGAGCAGCGTTTTGTCAACAATGACCGGCTCGGAGAATTCGAACAGGACGTAGTTGATGCGACCGACGTTGTCGACTTTATGCCGGTCGTAGTTGCCGTTACCCTCGCCACGGTCGGTGACTCCCAGTCCACCGGAGTAAGCGCCCAAGAAGGCGGTTTCAAAGACGCCGTTGTCGCTGCTGAAGGCACTTGCCTTGACGGATACTCCACCGCTGGAGAAGGTGCGGATGTTGCCATCGCTGCCATCGAGTCCGCTGCTGCCCGTGGTCACAAACGTATGCGTGTCGCCCGCCCCGCCAGACAGGTCCTGAGCGATACCGGTGGCGTTGTACACCCACAATTCCCCAGGTGAGAGCATCCCGTCGGATCCGACATCTGAGTTCGGGTTCAGGACGATGTCCCCCGAGGCGGTACTGAAGTCATCACCGGTGTGACCGGGCGTTCCGTTGTCATCAACGATTTGCACGTCACCGACACTGTAGGCGACGTTGCCTGTGTTGGTCACGACATACGTCCAAGTGACGGTGTCCCCGACTTCGATTCCGGGAGCCTGGGAAGCGTCATCCGCGTCGAAGCCGTTGGTGTACTTTTCGATGTCGATACCGGGAGCGACGACGGCGTTCTTGTAGTGACTCGGATCACTGTCGGTCGGCCCATCGGGGCCTGTGGTCACCACGCCGATGTTCTTGTAAACACCGCCAACCGTTTCACGCACTTTGACCTTCCTGATCTTGAAGCGATCTTCCGGAGTCGAATCCTCGACCGAGGCGGCAATCACCAGCACGTTTCCGGCCATCGTTTCGGGATTGATATCGGCCCATCGAGCACTGGAATGACGCGTGTTGTTGACCCGCTGTGTCAGGCTATTCAGGACAGAGGCATCAAGGCTGACGTGATCATGGTAGGCGTCTTCGATCGTGCCGATCCAGTAGGACATGTCGGAATCATTCACCACCGAATCCAACAGGACCTGGTCAACGATGACGGACTCGGAGAATTCGAAGACGACGTAATTGATCCGCCCGACATTGTCGACGCGATGCAGCCCGTTGCTTCCATTTCCCTCACCCCGGTCGGTCACACCCAGGCCGCTGGAAAACGCGCCCAAAAACGCGGTTTCGAAGACGCCACTATCGCTGCTGAACGCACTGGCTTTGACGTTCACGCCGCCGTCGGAATAGGTGCGAACGTTGCCGTTTTCGCCATCGAGCCCGCTGGTACCCGTTGTCACAAAGGTGCGAGTTTCTCCAGCCCCTCCCGAAAGTTGTTGAGCAATTCCAGACGCGTTGAACACCCACTGTTCACCGGGCGAAAGAATTCCATCCGAGCCGACATCGGAATTCGAATCGAGCGTGATGTCACCCGAACCGGTGCTGAAGTCGTCACCACTGTCTCCCGGCGTCCCGTTGTCATCAACGATCTGCACTTCCGTTGAGCTATACGGGACGTTGCCGGTGTTGGTGACGACGTACGTCCAGTTCACGGGGGCCCCCACCAGAATCTCGGGCGCTTCCGATTGGTGATCCGCATCGACACCGTTCGTCGATTTTTCGATATCGATGCCGGGATTTGCGTCGATGTTGATGTAGTGGCTGGGGTCGCTGTCGGTCGGCCCATCGGGTCCGGTGGTCACCACTCCAATGTTCTTGTAGACGCCCCCAACGCTTTCGCGGACCTTGACCTTCTTGATCTTGAATCGATCTTCCGGCGTTGAATCCTCGACCGAAGCCGCGATCACGAGCACGTTACCGGTCAACTCATCGGAGTTGAGATCTGCCCAACGTGTGCTGCTGTGGCTGGTGTTGTTGACTCGCTGCGCGAGCCCGTCGAGCACCGATTGGTCCAGGCTGACGTGATCGTTGTACGCATTTTCGATCGTACCGATCCAGTAGGAAATGTCCGAATCGCTAACCACCGAATCTAAGAGGGCTTGGTCAACAACGACCGATTCCGAGAACTCAAACAGCACGTAATTGATCTGATCAATGTTGTCGACGCGGTGCAAACCGTTGCCGCCGTCACCTTCGCTTCGATCGGTCACTCCCAGCCCGCTTGAGAAAGCGCCCAGGAAGGCCGTTTGAAACGTATTGCCGCTGCTACTGAAGGCACTGGCGTGGACCGAAATGTCGCCGGCGGAGAAGCTGCGAATATTTCCGTTGCTGCCATCCAGTCCGCTGTTACCGGTGGTCACAAATGTACGATACTCACCACCGCCGCCGCCAAGGTCTTGTGCCACTCCCACCGCGGTGAAGACCCATTGTTCACCTGGCGAAAGAATGCCGTCCGAGTTCTCGTCGGAATTTGAATCCAACACGATGTCGCCGGTCGCGGTGCTGAAGTCATCGCTGGTGTCACTCGGCGTCCCGTTATCGTCAACGACTTCCACTTCGCTTTGACTGAAGGGAACGTTGCCCGTGTTGGTGACGAGGTAGGTCCAAGTCACCTCACCGCCGACCACGATCTCCGGCGCATCGGCCGGTTGATCGGCATCGACACCGTTGGTGAGTTTCTCGATGTCGATGTCGGGGGTTCCGGCCACGTTGTAGTTGGCGGGATCTTCGTCGGTGACGTCTGGTGCAATCGGATCGCCGTTTTCATCCACGGGAGTCCCAATGACAGTACCGAGATTCGTAAACTGCCCAACCTCCAAGGCAGTGATCTGCGCCTGGTACAGCCATGACTCACCCGGATCAAGACGTCCGTCTTGATCGTCGTCTCCGACGTTGAAAAAATTGCCGTTTCCATCGTCTTCTTCAACGGGGTCTGGGTTGAAATCATCCCCCGGGTCGCCCGGCGTAGCGTTGTCATCACTGACGACCACGGGGCTGAGCTCGACATCGCCAGGGTTGGTGACGAAGTACGTAAAGACAATGGTGTCACCCAACTGGGCAGATGGCCCCGGGGGAGTATCGGCATCGACACCGAAGCCATCCAGACCGGTGTCGGGTTCATCTGCGGGTGTATTCAAGTCGGCGCCGAGTTCATTTTGAATCGCGAACAGATTCTTCGTTCCTTCAATCACCGACGCATCGCCGGAAGCATAAGCCGCCTGCGTCAACGAGATCACCTCTGCCTCGGTGTAGGCGTAATCTACATTGGGATTTGCCGCGTTGAGAAGCGCGGCGGTTGCGTGGCGCCCGAGTGCATTGAGTCCACCGCCACCGCGTCCAAGCGCGCTCAACAAGGTCAGCCCGGAATCATCGCTGACACCAAAAACCGAGTTGTAAGAGTCAAGCGGCGAGAATCCGGTGTCGGGCCATCCCTTTAAAGGCGCGGGGCCAAATTCAGAATGCGTTTTCCAAAACCCGGGAGTCAGCCCTTCACCTCCTCCCGTTTGATCGTCAACCACCTTGACGAACTTTTCAATGTCTATGTCAGGATTCACAGGAGGCGGTGGCAGGTAGATTCCCGCGTCCCATGTAAGATCGTTCTCCCCTGAAACGAGCGTCGTAACGATCGTCATTCCGGTGTTCGGGTCGGCGTCAGAATCCAAGGTGTCATCGATCCCTTGATCTTGCCCGGTAAACACAAAATTGGCCGGCAGGTCACTAAACGTCACCTTGTAGTCGCCGGGCACAAGATTGTCGAACAGGTACTCGCCATTGGGACCGGTAATCAGCGTGTCACTTACGGCATTGCCTTGCCCATCCGTACCCGTCAGCGTCACGGTTACGCCCGAGACGCCCGGTTCACCGGCGTCTTGAATTCCGACGGCATCCAGGTCGTGCCAGACGAAGTCACCCAGTGAGGCCAGGTTGTAGAAACCCGCGTCCAACGTCGGATCGTCTTCACCCGAGGCCAATGTCGTCGTCGCGGTCATCAGCGCCATGTTGGGATCAGCGTCACTGTCCACGGTGTCATCACCACCGGCATCCAGCGGGCTGACTTCGGTGAAGCCCGCTGGCTGGATGAACTGAACCGAATACGTGCCCGGCTGCAGACCCGTGAACGCGTAGCTGCCGTCGGCGGCGGTCACCGTCGTGTCGATCACCACACCACCGGAGTCCTTCAGGTTCACTTGGACGCCCGGGATACCAGGTTCGCCCGCGTCTTGAATTCCGTCGGCATCCAGGTCGTGCCAGACGAAGTCACCCAGTGAGGCCAAGTTATAGAAACCCGCGTCCAACGTCGGGTCGTCTTCGCCCGATGCCAACGTCGTCGTGGCGGTCATCAGCGCCATGTTGGGATCAGCGTCACTGTCCACGGTGTCATCACCACCGGCATCCAGCGGGCTGACTTCGGTGAAGCCCGCTGGCTGGATGAACTGAACCGAATACGTGCCCGGCTGCAGACCCGTGAACGCGTAGCTGCCGTCGGCGGCGGTCACCGTCGTGTCGATCACCACGCCACCGGAATCCTTCAGGTTCACTTGGACGCCCGGGATACCAGGTTCGCCCGCGTCTTGAATTCCGTCGGCATCCAGGTCGTGCCAGACGAAATCACCCAGTGAGGCCAAGTTATAGAAACCCGCGTCCAACGTCGGGTCGTCTTCGCCCGATGCCAACGTCGTCGTGGCGGTCATCAGCGCCATGTTGGGATCAGCGTCACTGTCGACGGTGTCATCACCACCGGCATCCAACGGGCTGACTTCAGTGAAGCCGGCGGGCTGGACGAACTGCACCGAATACGTCCCAGGCTGCAGGCCGGTGAACGCGTAGCTGCCGTCGGCGGCGGTCACCGTCGTGTCGATCACCACACCACCGGAATCCTTCAGGTTCACTTGGACGCCCGGGATACCCGGTTCGCCGGCGTCTTGGATTCCGTCCGCGTCGAGGTCGTGCCAGACGAAGTCACCCAGTGAGGCCAGGTTATAGAAACCGGCGTCCAACGTCGGATCGTCTTCGCCCGAAGCCAATGTCGTCGTTGCGGTCATCAACGCCATGTTGGGATCGGCGTCGCTGTCGACCGTGTCATCACCACCGGCGTTCAACGGGCTGACTTCGGTGAAGCCCGCTGGCTGGATGAACTGAACCGAATACGTGCCCGGCTGCAGACCCGTGAACGCGTAGCTGCCGTCGGCGGCGGTCACCGTCGTGTCGATCACCACGCCACCGGAATCCTTCAGGTTCACTTGGACGCCCGGGATACCAGGTTCGCCCGCGTCTTGAATTCCGTCGGCATCCAGGTCGTGCCAGACGAAATCACCCAGTGAGGCCAAGTTATAGAAACCCGCGTCCAACGTCGGGTCGTCTTCACCCGAAGCCAACGTCGTCGTGGCGGTCATCAGCGCCATGTTGGGATCGGCGTCACTGTCGACGGTGTCATCACCACCGGCATCCAGCGGGCTGACTTCGGTGAAGCCGGCGGGCTGGACGAACTGAACCGAGTACGTGCCCGGTTGCAGACCCGTGAACGCGTAGCTTCCGTCGGCCGCGGTCACCGTCGTGTCGATCACCACACCACCGGAATCCTTCAAGTTCACTTGGACGCCCGGGATACCCGGTTCGCCGGCGTCTTGGATTCCGTCCGCGTCGAGGTCGTGCCAGACGAAGTCACCCAGTGAGGCCAAGTTATAGAAACCGGCGTCCAACGTCGGGTCGTTGTCACCAGGCCCCAGCGTGGTGGTTGCGGTCATCAACGCCATGTTGGGATCGGCGTCACTGTCGACGGTGTCATCACCACCGGCGTTCAACGGACTGACTTCCGTGAAGCCCGCGGGCTGGATGAACTGAACCGAGTACGTGCCCGGCTGCAGACCGGTGAACGCGTAGCTGCCGTCGGCCGCGGTTACGGTTGTGTCGATCACCACTCCGCCGGCGTCCTTCAGGTTCACCTGGACGCCCGGGATACCCGGTTCGCCGGCGTCTTGAATTCCGTCGGCGTCAAGATCGTGCCAGACAAAGTCACCGAGTGAGGCTAACTCCACATCGCCGGACAAACCGATCACATAGGCTTCACTGCTGAAGTCCGCGCTGAAATCACCCGTGCCCGTGCCTAACGCGACCGGAGTGTAACCTCCTGCAGAAAACGCTCCCGTCACACCGGCAGATGCCAATGTGATTTGGTCCAGGATCGAAATCTGGTCGGCGGTAAGTGGAATGAGTGTTGTATCAAGCGTTTGGTCGGTGAAGGCGGCCAAACCTTCTGCAGTGTTAACGAGTCCGGGAACCGCTTCCACATCGCGAACAAACTCCGAACCGTTGAATGGAGCGATACCGGGATCAACTCCCGATGGTACGAACGACGTGTCTTCGAGAAAGACGAACAGTCCGTTTCCGCTCGAACCGGGTAAACCCAACTCGCTCACGTTCACTTCCGCCGCGGTCGCGGTGACCGGGCCTGCATGGGAAACCCCCAGCGAAACGCCATCAGCGATGTCGGCGGCTGGTCCCAAGTCCCACTTCGCGATGGCGTTTTCAAAATTCCAACTTGCCGGGTCATCAATGTCGTAGAAGGTCGAATTGCCGTTGGTCGAAGGAATCAGGTACAACGATCCGGCGGTATATTCAGCAGAAGTCGGACCGGTGACGTTGCCTTCTAGCGCAACCACAAAGTGGCCAGGGCTGAATGCAAGTTCATCAGGAAAATCGGCGGGGATGACTGCGCCGTTGATCAGTTGCCAGAGCGGAAGGGTCCCCACCGTTCGAATGGTGCTGCCGACTTCGAAGGCATCGCCGTTCTCTTGGTTGGTCCAAGCTTGACCGGCGGTCATGCCAAATTCAGTGATTTGCTCGAGGGGAGGGTTAGCACCAGGGTTGCTGGTCCCAAACTGACCTTCCATCTGGACCGTTGCGTTTGATGTGAAGTAATCACCGGCAAGGAGTTGTCGTTGCTCCAATGATTCCAACAGGTTTCGCCTGGTTCGTACTCGCCTCGTTCTCCCTGACCGAACGCGCTGCTTCTTTCCGATGCTCTTTCGTGTACTTCTAAACATGTCTCAATCTCACTGAGTCGCTTCGGGAGGGTGAATAAATGTCGAGCATTGACCCGCCGTGCTTGGGGGGATGCCGGTCGCTCAATTTGCGCAATTCGCCAATCTTAAAACTAACCCCCCGGTATCTCCAGCAGAAAACAGAGTTTTAAGTAAACAAATGTCGCCAAATGTGCACCTGACCACGACCCTCCTGCGGCGGGGTGACATGCCGAGCCGAACACCACCTTCAGAAAGGTCCCGATCAATGAGAGATTGCACTGATGAGTAACCCGATTCGGGTGTGAAATCGGTTGACGGCAATTCGCAAGATTGCTTGACAATTGCGGTAGGCCAACGGGTGCCAGACGCGACTTCCAACGTTTTGCGATTTCAGAAGGCGGATACTGACTAGAAATTCAGCTTCTTCTACCGTTCCAGCATGCGAGTGCTTTGCCCCTGGCAACAATGCATGCGGCGACAATGCCTATGGAATCAGCGATACACCGCCCCTATCACCCTATGTGACGGGGCTCGGAAGAATTTAGAGACCTGCGACAAAGACCCAATACGTCGGTACGCCGCTCAGAAAAGCGGCGTTTCGTGGCAGATGGACAAGCACTGGGCTAGAACAGACCTGCGAAACCGTATCCGGTTAGCTCAGCCTCCCTGTCATGCTCCAGTGAGTCCGATCCAAATA containing:
- a CDS encoding SdrD B-like domain-containing protein, translated to MTAGQAWTNQENGDAFEVGSTIRTVGTLPLWQLINGAVIPADFPDELAFSPGHFVVALEGNVTGPTSAEYTAGSLYLIPSTNGNSTFYDIDDPASWNFENAIAKWDLGPAADIADGVSLGVSHAGPVTATAAEVNVSELGLPGSSGNGLFVFLEDTSFVPSGVDPGIAPFNGSEFVRDVEAVPGLVNTAEGLAAFTDQTLDTTLIPLTADQISILDQITLASAGVTGAFSAGGYTPVALGTGTGDFSADFSSEAYVIGLSGDVELASLGDFVWHDLDADGIQDAGEPGIPGVQVNLKDAGGVVIDTTVTAADGSYAFTGLQPGTYSVQFIQPAGFTEVSPLNAGGDDTVDSDADPNMALMTATTTLGPGDNDPTLDAGFYNLASLGDFVWHDLDADGIQDAGEPGIPGVQVNLKDSGGVVIDTTVTAADGSYAFTGLQPGTYSVQFVQPAGFTEVSPLDAGGDDTVDSDADPNMALMTATTTLASGEDDPTLDAGFYNLASLGDFVWHDLDADGIQDAGEPGIPGVQVNLKDSGGVVIDTTVTAADGSYAFTGLQPGTYSVQFIQPAGFTEVSPLNAGGDDTVDSDADPNMALMTATTTLASGEDDPTLDAGFYNLASLGDFVWHDLDADGIQDAGEPGIPGVQVNLKDSGGVVIDTTVTAADGSYAFTGLQPGTYSVQFVQPAGFTEVSPLDAGGDDTVDSDADPNMALMTATTTLASGEDDPTLDAGFYNLASLGDFVWHDLDADGIQDAGEPGIPGVQVNLKDSGGVVIDTTVTAADGSYAFTGLQPGTYSVQFIQPAGFTEVSPLDAGGDDTVDSDADPNMALMTATTTLASGEDDPTLDAGFYNLASLGDFVWHDLDADGIQDAGEPGIPGVQVNLKDSGGVVIDTTVTAADGSYAFTGLQPGTYSVQFIQPAGFTEVSPLDAGGDDTVDSDADPNMALMTATTTLASGEDDPTLDAGFYNLASLGDFVWHDLDAVGIQDAGEPGVSGVTVTLTGTDGQGNAVSDTLITGPNGEYLFDNLVPGDYKVTFSDLPANFVFTGQDQGIDDTLDSDADPNTGMTIVTTLVSGENDLTWDAGIYLPPPPVNPDIDIEKFVKVVDDQTGGGEGLTPGFWKTHSEFGPAPLKGWPDTGFSPLDSYNSVFGVSDDSGLTLLSALGRGGGGLNALGRHATAALLNAANPNVDYAYTEAEVISLTQAAYASGDASVIEGTKNLFAIQNELGADLNTPADEPDTGLDGFGVDADTPPGPSAQLGDTIVFTYFVTNPGDVELSPVVVSDDNATPGDPGDDFNPDPVEEDDGNGNFFNVGDDDQDGRLDPGESWLYQAQITALEVGQFTNLGTVIGTPVDENGDPIAPDVTDEDPANYNVAGTPDIDIEKLTNGVDADQPADAPEIVVGGEVTWTYLVTNTGNVPFSQSEVEVVDDNGTPSDTSDDFSTATGDIVLDSNSDENSDGILSPGEQWVFTAVGVAQDLGGGGGEYRTFVTTGNSGLDGSNGNIRSFSAGDISVHASAFSSSGNTFQTAFLGAFSSGLGVTDRSEGDGGNGLHRVDNIDQINYVLFEFSESVVVDQALLDSVVSDSDISYWIGTIENAYNDHVSLDQSVLDGLAQRVNNTSHSSTRWADLNSDELTGNVLVIAASVEDSTPEDRFKIKKVKVRESVGGVYKNIGVVTTGPDGPTDSDPSHYINIDANPGIDIEKSTNGVDADHQSEAPEILVGAPVNWTYVVTNTGNVPYSSTEVQIVDDNGTPGDSGDDFSTGSGDITLDSNSDVGSDGILSPGEQWVFNASGIAQQLSGGAGETRTFVTTGTSGLDGENGNVRTYSDGGVNVKASAFSSDSGVFETAFLGAFSSGLGVTDRGEGNGSNGLHRVDNVGRINYVVFEFSESVIVDQVLLDSVVNDSDMSYWIGTIEDAYHDHVSLDASVLNSLTQRVNNTRHSSARWADINPETMAGNVLVIAASVEDSTPEDRFKIRKVKVRETVGGVYKNIGVVTTGPDGPTDSDPSHYKNAVVAPGIDIEKYTNGFDADDASQAPGIEVGDTVTWTYVVTNTGNVAYSVGDVQIVDDNGTPGHTGDDFSTASGDIVLNPNSDVGSDGMLSPGELWVYNATGIAQDLSGGAGDTHTFVTTGSSGLDGSDGNIRTFSSGGVSVKASAFSSDNGVFETAFLGAYSGGLGVTDRGEGNGNYDRHKVDNVGRINYVLFEFSEPVIVDKTLLASVTNDSDMSYWIGTIDDAFNQHVSLDASVLDGLVQRVNNTGHGSSRWADINPDDLAGNVLVIAASVEDATPEDRFKIKKVNVRETAAGVYKNIGVVSTGHGGPTDSDASHYKNAPAGTGSMTTMVNSYDVNLDGGVSALDALNVINSLSSISAEGEMVEGSGDPAADVNGDGILSPSDALAIINHLSNDGGSEIDSEASSMDMLINSLADDDDEEEDRVAAVDYLLGNALV